A genomic segment from Thermothielavioides terrestris NRRL 8126 chromosome 4, complete sequence encodes:
- a CDS encoding glycosyltransferase family 22 protein (CAZy_ID 269721), with the protein MESRPAAEGLRERRLVGPSGSSVESSAGAPRPASRGTPRPLHPQVIAAEIEDVLNLLLVFRFINSLCVRTFFQPDEYFQALEPAWSIAFGSNSGAWLTWEWQHQLRSSLHPALFGLAYKVVDGLMTTLNLIPLRATVLVALPGALQSVFAGLGDFYTWKLAMDIYGRESNAPWAAWCCSTRTFSNSLETSLTIAALCYWPWELLNDAKASKVAPLQQRGRVISLRISLVLAAIAVLLRPTNLLIWLVVLGLSLTRLGLVGKSPLDMATMTVLLREIVVCGAAVLAVSLVSDRLYFGFWTFPPYKWLYFNMVQSLAVFYGRMPWHFYLSQGVPLLTTTFLPFVLVGLYKGVSSLKGSSTLQTNIIRTLTFAALATIAVFSLISHKEIRFIYPLLPVLHILAAPYIASFFTTSPAFPEAPPSVSSSSQSDTVTLRRKLTLAYILSLNLLLAGYLTLFHQPASLSVVTFLRTDFERLHPDSLSLPGDNNQAAAAATATSQPPDQQQQQQPHELFALFLTPCHSTPWRSHLVYPALRARALTCEPPLHTAPGSAARAAYLDEADRFYLRDDQGSGPWPGPGYGVRFLAEEMWPATKDGKRAGGKEEGAAEEVPRYIVGFEGIEPVLTAFFDGPGKGMGVRLRRVWSAWNGPFNEDWRRRGRLVVWDTGIYPGSYRGTEEAEAEAEETRGRERVIDEL; encoded by the exons ATGGAAtcccgcccggccgccgaagGCCTGCGCGAGCGGCGTCTGGTGGGTCCTTCCGGAAGCTCTGTTGAAAGCTCTGCCGGCGCACCCCGGCCGGCTTCGAGAGGAACCCCGAGGCCGCTGCACCCCCAGGTCATCGCGGCCGAAATCGAAGACGTGCTCAacctgctgctggtgttCCGCTTCATCAACTCGCTCTGCGTGCGCACCTTCTTCCAGCCCGACGAGTACTTTCAGGCGCTCGAACCGGCATGGAGCATTGCCTTTGGCAGCAACAGTGGCGCCTGGCTGACCTGG GAATGGCAACACCAGCTCAGATCGTCGCTGCACCCGGCTCTCTTCGGGCTGGCCTACAAGGTTGTAGACGGCCTCATGACCACCCTGAATCTGATCCCGCTTAGGGCTACCGTGCTCGTGGCTCTACCTGGCGCTTTGCAGTCCGTcttcgccggcctcggcgactTCTACACCTGGAAGCTCGCCATGGACATCTATGGCCGGGAGAGTAACGCACCGTGGGCTGCC TGGTGTTGCTCCACCAGGACCTTCTCCAACTCACTGGAGACATCGTTGACCATAGCCGCCCTGTGCTACTGGCCGTGGGAGCTTCTCAACGATGCAAAGGCGAGCAAAGTGGCGCCTTTGCAGCAGCGCGGGAGAGTAATAAG CCTCCGGATATCGCTCGTGCTTGCAGCCATCGCTGTGTTGCTGCGACCGACCAACCTGCTCATTTggctcgtcgtcctcgggcTCTCACTGACGCGATTGGGCCTCGTTGGGAAATCGCCCCTGGACATGGCAACTATGACGGTGCTGCTCCGAGAAATCGTGGTGTGCGGCGCCGCAGTGCTCGCCGTCTCCCTCGTGTCCGATCGCCTGTACTTCGGCTTCTGGACCTTCCCGCCCTACAAGTGGCTGTACTTCAACATGGTACAGTCTCTCGCCGTGTTCTACGGCCGCATGCCCTGGCATTTCTACCTGTCTCAGGGTGTTCCGCTTCTCACCACCACCTTCCTCCCCTTCGTCCTTGTCGGACTCTACAAGGGAGTCTCGTCTCTTAAGGGTTCTTCCACCCTCCAAACCAACATTATTCGCACCCTCACCTTCGCCGCTCTCGCCACGATCGCCGTGTTCTCACTCATCTCCCATAAAGAAATCCGGTTCATCtacccgctgctgcccgtTCTGCACATCCTCGCAGCCCCCTACATCGCATCTTTCTTCACCACCTCGCCAGCCTTCCCCGAAGCTCCACCATCAGTGTCCTCTTCTTCGCAATCCGACACCGTCACCCTCCGCCGCAAACTGACTCTAGCCTACATCCTTTCCCTCAACCTGCTGCTCGCAGGCTACCTCACCCTCTTCCACCAGCCCGCCTCCCTCTCCGTGGTCACTTTCCTCCGCACCGACTTTGAGCGCCTACACCCGGattccctctctctccccgGCGATAACAaccaagccgccgccgccgcgaccgcgaccagCCAACCGCCcgaccaacaacaacaacaacaaccacacGAACTGTTCGCCCTCTTCCTCACCCCCTGCCACTCCACCCCCTGGCGCTCGCACCTCGTCTAcccggccctgcgcgcccgcgccctgacctgcgagccgccgctgcacACCGCCCCGggctccgccgcccgcgccgcctacctcgacgaggccgaccgcTTCTACCTGCGCGATGACCAGGGCAGCGGGCCGTGGCCGGGGCCCGGGTACGGAGTGCGTTTCCTCGCCGAGGAGATGTGGCCCGCCACGAAGGACGGCAAGCGCGCCggggggaaggaggagggggcggcggaggaggtgccGCGGTATATCGTCGGGTTTGAGGGCATCGAGCCGGTGCTGACGGCTTTTTTCGACGGGCCCGGCAAAGGGATGGGCGTGCGGCTGCGCAGGGTGTGGTCGGCGTGGAACGGGCCGTTCAACGAGGActggcggcggagagggAGGTTGGTCGTGTGGGATACGGGGATTTATCCCGGTTCGTATCGGGGAActgaggaggcggaggcggaggcggaggagacgAGAGGCAGGGAGAGGGTGATTGATGAGCTTTGA